A window of the Streptomyces sp. JB150 genome harbors these coding sequences:
- the desA gene encoding lysine decarboxylase DesA, which produces MRSHLLNDTTAEQYRRSVTEGVERVAAKLATTQRPFTGVTVDDLTPVIERIDLDRPLHDTTAVLDELEDVYLRDAIYFHHPRYLAHLNCPVVIPAVLGEAILSAVNSSLDTWDQSAGGTLIERKLVDWTAARIGLGENADGVFTSGGSQSNLQALLLAREEAKTGDLGKLRIFASEVSHFSVKKSARLLGLGQDAVVSIPVDHEKRLQTVALAHELERCAKDGLVPMAVVATAGTTDFGSIDPLPEIAELCEQYGTWMHVDAAYGCGLLTSLKRRDLLTGIERADSVTVDYHKSFFQPVSSSALLVRDAATLRHATYHAEYLNPRRMVQERIPNQVDKSLQTTRRFDALKLWVTLRVMGADGIGQLFDEVCDLAQEGWKLLAADPRYDVVVEPRLSTLVFRYIPATVTDPAEIDRANLYARKALFASGEAIVAGTKVNGRHYLKFTLLNPETKASDIAAVLDLIAGHAEQYLGDSLDRAS; this is translated from the coding sequence ATGCGCTCGCACCTGCTCAATGACACGACCGCGGAGCAGTACCGCCGCTCCGTGACCGAAGGAGTCGAGCGGGTGGCCGCCAAACTCGCCACCACCCAGCGCCCGTTCACCGGCGTCACGGTCGACGACCTGACCCCCGTCATCGAGCGGATCGACCTGGACCGGCCGCTGCACGACACCACGGCGGTCCTCGACGAACTGGAGGACGTCTACCTCCGGGACGCGATCTACTTCCACCACCCCCGCTACCTCGCCCACCTCAACTGCCCCGTCGTCATCCCGGCCGTGCTGGGCGAGGCCATCCTCTCCGCCGTCAACTCCTCCCTGGACACCTGGGACCAGTCGGCCGGCGGCACCTTGATCGAGCGCAAGCTCGTCGACTGGACCGCCGCCCGCATCGGGCTCGGCGAGAACGCCGACGGCGTCTTCACCTCCGGCGGCAGCCAGTCCAACCTCCAGGCGCTGCTGCTCGCCCGCGAGGAGGCCAAGACCGGCGACCTCGGGAAACTGCGCATCTTCGCCTCCGAGGTCAGCCACTTCAGCGTGAAGAAGTCGGCGAGACTGCTCGGCCTCGGCCAGGACGCCGTCGTGTCGATCCCCGTCGACCACGAGAAGCGCCTGCAGACCGTCGCGCTCGCCCACGAGCTGGAGCGCTGTGCGAAGGACGGCCTGGTCCCCATGGCCGTCGTCGCCACCGCCGGCACCACCGACTTCGGGTCCATCGACCCGCTCCCCGAGATCGCCGAGCTGTGCGAGCAGTACGGCACCTGGATGCACGTCGACGCCGCCTACGGCTGCGGACTGCTCACCTCGCTGAAGCGCCGCGACCTGCTGACGGGCATCGAGCGGGCCGACTCGGTCACCGTCGACTACCACAAGTCCTTCTTCCAGCCGGTGAGTTCCTCCGCCCTGCTGGTCCGCGACGCGGCCACGCTGCGGCACGCCACCTACCACGCGGAGTACCTGAACCCGCGCCGGATGGTGCAGGAACGTATCCCCAACCAGGTGGACAAGTCCCTCCAGACCACCCGCCGCTTCGACGCCCTCAAGCTGTGGGTCACCCTGCGGGTGATGGGCGCCGACGGCATCGGACAGCTCTTCGACGAGGTCTGCGACCTCGCGCAGGAGGGCTGGAAGCTGCTGGCCGCCGACCCGCGCTACGACGTCGTCGTCGAGCCCCGCCTGTCCACCCTGGTCTTCCGCTACATCCCGGCCACCGTCACCGACCCCGCCGAGATCGACCGCGCCAACCTCTACGCGCGCAAGGCCCTGTTCGCCTCGGGCGAGGCCATCGTCGCGGGCACCAAGGTGAACGGCCGCCACTACCTGAAGTTCACCCTGCTCAACCCTGAGACGAAGGCGTCCGACATCGCCGCCGTCCTCGACCTGATCGCCGGCCACGCCGAGCAGTACCTGGGAGACTCCCTTGACCGCGCTTCCTGA